The window ACCGTGTGATTGACGGTTTCATGATCCAAGGTGGTGGCTTCAACGAAGACATGAGCCAAAAGCGTTGTAACGAGCCAGTGAAAAACGAAGCCAATAACGGTTTATCAAACCGTACTGGTACTGTCGCTATGGCACGTACTTCTGATCCACATTCGGCCACTGCACAGTTCTTCATTAACGTGAACGACAACACTTTCCTCGATTTTAAATCAGAAACCTCACAGGGCTGGGGCTACTGCGTATTCGGCGAAATCGTTGAAGGCATGGACATTATCGAAAAAATCAAAGCCGTTAGCACTGGCAACCGTGGCATGCATCAAGATGTGCCATTAGAAGCCATTGTGATTGAAAAAGTCAGCGTTGCGGCATAATTCCTGCGAATGCGAACTTTATTTATAGGCGATCTGCACCTGAGTGCAGATCGTCTTGATATCACCCAAGCGTTCACTCGCTTCCTCGACACTGAACTCGATGATGCCGACGCCCTCTATATCCTAGGTGATTTGTTTGAAGTCTGGGTTGGCGATGATATTGCCTTACCTTTTGCCCTCGAACTCGCCGAAAAACTCAAGCAAGTGTCGCAAAAGCTGCCGGTGTATTTCATCCACGGCAACCGTGACTTTATGTTAGGCAAGCAATTTGCGCGTGCCGCAGGAATGCAAATCTTACCCGAAGTGACGTGCCTGAATTTATACGGCGTAAACACAGTTATCTTACACGGCGACAGCTTGTGTACTTTGGATAAGGCCTACCAACGCTTTCGAAAACTGCGCAGTTTGTCACTGGCGCGTTGGCTATATGGTTGTTTATCCAAGAAAACCCGTCAGGGTATTGCCGATAAAATTCGCAGCAATAGCAAAAGCAGCAATCAGCAAAAAAGCTATACCATCATGGATGTGGAGCCCAATGCGGTCGATGCGTTATTTGCCAAGACCCACACCAAACATATGATCCACGGTCATACCCATAGACCCGCCATTCATCAACTTGCTAATGGCTGTCAACGTATTGTGGTGGGCGATTGGTATGAGCAAGGCAGTGTACTGAGTGTGAGCGCCGAAGGGATTAATTTGCAGTCCTTACCCTTCGAGCAGGCAACTTAAATTAGCTTGCTTTTATTGACCTTGTTTGAGGTTAAAGACGCATTATATTAACGGTTCGAGCGAACCGTTAATCGTTTTGGCTATATCGACTTAATTCATCAATTTTTAAAGAGAAGGTGCTTTCAAATCAATTTGCTAGCGGCGACCCACTGTGGAAACGAAACTCATCATCCTGCGCCAGAATCAACTCAGCCTCTAACTCACCAAAGTACTTTACGCGCTCGCTAATATCCTCAGGTGAAACCAACTGTGCTAATGCAAGATAATCTTGATAGTGGCGGGCTTCAGAGCGCAGCAGTGACACATAAAACTTACTCAGCTCACCGTCTAAATAGGGCGCCAACTTAGCAAAACGCTCGCACGAACGCGCCTCAATATACGCCCCCACAATCAGCTTATCCCGCAGGATATCTTTCTCATGGGTGGTTACATAGCTCATCATGCCTTTGGCATAACGGCCTGCGCGAATATTACGATACTCAATGCTGCGTTTGTGCATCAATTCCAATACTTGCTCAAAATGATGAAACTCTTCTTTAATCAAGCGGATTAAAGGTGAAACCAAATTAGCGGCAAACTTAAAGTTTGGCTTAGGCATAAGTTCGGCCACCAGCTCATTCTTTTTCACATCGCGCGCCAGAAAGCTCACCACATCATGATCTTGCGAATAGATAAACTCTTCATAGGGTTTAGCCCACGCCAACAGAGCTCGACCACTGTCTTTATCTAACGCATATTTTCGTAGCAAAAATATCGCCGTCTGGGCCGCTTTTAACTCACAGTTACAATGATCGATAAGCAACTCATCCAAGGAATCTGATTTTATCGCGACATCAATCCAAGTTTGCGGTGTTTCACAGCGAAGAAACGCGTGGATGGGGGCAAGAAGTTGCTGCATGGACTCACTCAATATCATTCTGAATATCGCGCTATTTTACGCATATTTACTCATAAGCTATAGCATTAGGCTTCAGTAAACTTGACGTGCCGAACTTTTTGTTCAATAAATAATCTACACTCTAAAGAACTGAGATCCTGATCACACAGCTTCTCACTTCTGTATGTGTCACCAATCGGCAGTTAAAGGAACAGGACACCATTTTAACCTCGATTGTGGAGCTGTTATCAGCTCGTCTGACGTTTGGCGAGCCATTCATCAATGCTGAACAAGGATAATTATAATGATACTGAATCACTTAATGGGGCTATACACTCATCCTAAACAAGAGTGGCACACAATTGAGAAAAACCATGAGGCACTAAAAAGTAGCTTAAGTCATGTGGTGCTGATCGCTTTAATCCCAGCGATTTGCAGTTATATTGCTACGGCTTATATTGGCTGGAACCCAGGCGCCGGCGATCCTATTTACCTCACACCACAAAGCGCCATGTTTATGTCCGCTGGCATGTATTTAGGCCTAATTGCGGGCGTATTCGCCCTCGCCTATTTGGCCTATTGGATGGCAAAAACCTTCGATGCAAACCCAACCTACACCCAATCGTTAGAACTCGCGTCCTATACAGCTACGCCATTGTTCATGGTCGGTTTAGCTGCGTTGTATCCAGTGCTGTGGTTTATCATGATAGTGGGATTGATTGGTTTGGCTTACTCAGTGTACTTACTGTACGCGGGTGTGCCGATCATTATGAATATCCCTGAAGAGAAAGGCTTTATCTACGCCAGTTCCATGGTGACCGCTGGTTTAGTGCTGTTAGTGGGGCTAATGGCAACCAGCGTTATTTTATGGAGCCTAGGTTTTGGTCCTATGTATCAATAACCAGTCGAATTAACTGTCACTCACACCAACCAATAGCTCTATCGCTAATTCATAAAATAAAAAAGAAGGCCTAAAGGCCTTCTTTTTTGGGTCTGATTAATGATCAGAACAACTTAGCTTAATTCAACTTAGCTTGATTGAGTTGAACTATTTGACTCATTTCATCAAACCAATTCAATCAAGCTAATTCTATTAAATCATTCGAAAGAATCACGCAGCGCTACAGTTAAGTTAAACACTAAATTATCCGCTGACGAATCTTTGCTGTCTGCACAGAAATAACCTTCACGCTCAAACTGATAAGCTTTTTCTGCTGGCGCATTCACTAGGCTTGCTTCAGCAAAACCGTGCACTACCACTAAGGATTCTGGGTTTAATACTTCGTCCACAGTCTCTGCCGCAGCAGGATTAGGATCGGTAAATAAACGCTGATAGAGACGGAATTCAGCTGGTTTAGCAGTAGATGCCTCAACCCAATGGATCACACCTTTAACTTTACGACCATCAGCAGGATTTTTACCTAAGGTTTCAGGATCATAAGTGCAGTAAACCGTCGTGATATTGCCTTCGCTGTCTTTGTCACAACGCTCAGCTTTAATCACATAGGCATTACGTAAACGCACTTCCTTACCTGCTACCAAACGTTTGTATTGTTTGTTAGCTTCTTCTCTAAAGTCAGCCACATCAATCAATATTTCACGGCCAAAGGCTAATTCGCGTGTCCCCATGCTCTCATCATTTGGATGAGCGGCCGCTTGAATATACTCAAGTTCACCTTCAG of the Shewanella baltica genome contains:
- the miaE gene encoding tRNA isopentenyl-2-thiomethyl-A-37 hydroxylase MiaE gives rise to the protein MQQLLAPIHAFLRCETPQTWIDVAIKSDSLDELLIDHCNCELKAAQTAIFLLRKYALDKDSGRALLAWAKPYEEFIYSQDHDVVSFLARDVKKNELVAELMPKPNFKFAANLVSPLIRLIKEEFHHFEQVLELMHKRSIEYRNIRAGRYAKGMMSYVTTHEKDILRDKLIVGAYIEARSCERFAKLAPYLDGELSKFYVSLLRSEARHYQDYLALAQLVSPEDISERVKYFGELEAELILAQDDEFRFHSGSPLAN
- a CDS encoding Yip1 family protein; this encodes MILNHLMGLYTHPKQEWHTIEKNHEALKSSLSHVVLIALIPAICSYIATAYIGWNPGAGDPIYLTPQSAMFMSAGMYLGLIAGVFALAYLAYWMAKTFDANPTYTQSLELASYTATPLFMVGLAALYPVLWFIMIVGLIGLAYSVYLLYAGVPIIMNIPEEKGFIYASSMVTAGLVLLVGLMATSVILWSLGFGPMYQ
- a CDS encoding peptidylprolyl isomerase, coding for MITIHTNLGDIKLQLNAEKAPLTVANFMKYVDEGFFDGTIFHRVIDGFMIQGGGFNEDMSQKRCNEPVKNEANNGLSNRTGTVAMARTSDPHSATAQFFINVNDNTFLDFKSETSQGWGYCVFGEIVEGMDIIEKIKAVSTGNRGMHQDVPLEAIVIEKVSVAA
- a CDS encoding UDP-2,3-diacylglucosamine diphosphatase, producing the protein MRTLFIGDLHLSADRLDITQAFTRFLDTELDDADALYILGDLFEVWVGDDIALPFALELAEKLKQVSQKLPVYFIHGNRDFMLGKQFARAAGMQILPEVTCLNLYGVNTVILHGDSLCTLDKAYQRFRKLRSLSLARWLYGCLSKKTRQGIADKIRSNSKSSNQQKSYTIMDVEPNAVDALFAKTHTKHMIHGHTHRPAIHQLANGCQRIVVGDWYEQGSVLSVSAEGINLQSLPFEQAT